GCGGTGGACGCCCTTGCACGTCAGCTTCGCGCCGGTTACGCGCAGGCGCTCTCCAGCACGCGCTACTCGGCCTTCGGGTCGCAGGCGACCGAGTTCATCCGCATCGCGGGCGTGCTGGCGGTGCTGCTCTTCGGGGCCGAGTCCCTGGAGCCCGGCGCGATGATCGGGGCGATCCCGCTGCTCTTCCTGCTCTACTCGCCGGTGGCTGAACTGGCGCGGCTCCTCCCGCAGCTTGCGCGCGGGCGCGTGGCAACGGCCGCCGCGTTAGAATTCCTGCAGGAAGAGAGCGCCGCCGAAGAGGCGCCGCGGGGCTTTTCGACACTGGAGGCACGCGCGCTGGAGTTTTCCTACGACGATTCGCACGAAGTGCTGCGCGGGGCGGACCTCCAGCTTCGCGCCGGAGAGTGGGTTGCGATCACCGGTGAATCCGGGCAGGGGAAAAGCACGCTACTCAAGCTGCTGCTGGGGGCCGAGCGCCCAAAAGCCGGGGAGATCCTGCGCGACGGCGCGCCGGGAACCCTCAAGGGTCTGTGCGCGCTGGTGACGCAGGAGCCGATCTTTCCCGAGCGCACGGTGCGCGAGAACCTGCTGCTTGCAAAGCCCGATGCGAGCGACGAAGAACTCTGGCATGCGCTTGCGCGCGCGGCGCTTGCCGAGCGTATCGGGCGCGAGCAATCGGGACTTGATCTGGATATCGGCGAGGGCGGCAAGGCCCTCTCGGGCGGCGAGCGCGAGCGGCTCTCGCTGGCCCGCGCGCTGCTGAGCGACGCGCCGGTGCTGGCGCTCGACGAGCCCGGGGTGTTTCTCGACGCCGGACACCGCGGGCGAATTCTCGAAACGCTGGGGGAGGAACACGGTCGCCGAACCCTTCTGGTGGTGACCCACGAGAGCGATCTGCTCGACCTGGCCGATCAGAAGCTGCGCCTCGATAACGGGAAGCTTGTTGGGCTTGCTCCAGAATGCGCATCCTCAGCACCTGAAGGCACTCCCTAAAATCCTGTAATTTCAAGCACTTACAGGATTGTCTTGCGGGTCACTGGAACGATCGTTACAGTTGAGTCCGACCGGAGCAATTGAAGGGAGCGAGAGATGAAGTTCGGAATCTTCTACGAGCACCAGATTGCCAGGCCCTGGCCCGAGGATGACACCGACGGGATGGAGACCCTGCTCAAGAACGCGCTCGATCAGGTCGAGCTCGCCGACAAGCTGGGCTTCGACTACGTCTGGGAAGTCGAGCATCACTTTCTTGAGGAATACTCCCACTCTTCGGCGCCCGAAGTATTTCTCGCGGCGGCAAGTCAGCGCACCAAACAGATTCGGTTGGGCCACGGCATCATGCTCATGTTGCCGGGGTTCAACCATCCCGCACGCTGCGCCGAACGCATTGCCACGCTTGATCTGATCAGCGGCGGGCGCGTGGAGTGGGGCACCGGGGAGTCTTCTTCGGAAGCCGAACTCGGCGGTTTCGGGATCAACCGCAAGGAAAAGCGCGCGATGTGGGAGGAAGGCGTCTCCGCTGCCACGCGGATGCTGGTTGAATCTCCCTTTACGGGTTTCGAGGGCAAATACGTCAACATGCCCGCGCGCAACGTGATGCCCAAGTCCAAACAGAAACCCCACCCGCCGCTGTGGGTGGCGTGTTCACGCCGCGAGACGATCCACATGGCCGCCGAGCGTGGGATGGGAGCGCTCAGCTTCAGCTTTATTGAACCCGAAGAAGCGAAGGAATGGGTCGACGACTATTACAAAACCATCGAATCTAGCTGCGATCCCATCGGCTACAACGTCAATCCCAACATCGCGCTGACGATTCCATTCATGTGTCACAAAAACGAGGACGAAGCCGTCGAGCGCGGGATCGACGGCGCACATTTCTTCGGCTACTCGCTGGCTCACTACTACGTCTTTGGCACCCACAGGCCCGGCAAGACCAATATTGCAGAGGAATTCGAGCAGCGCCGCGCGCAGTTCGGGTTCTCGCGCGAGGTGATTCAGGACACCAAGGGCCTGCCACTGGGGGCCAAGATGCTGCAGAAGGGCCTGGGCGCGCTGCGCGGCGCCATTGGCACGCCCGATCAGGTGCGCGAGCTGTGCCGCCGCTACGAGAAGGCAGGTGTCGACCAGATCATCTTCGTCGCGCAGACCGGCCAGACCAGGCACGAGGACATCTGCGCTTCCATGGAGCTATTCGCCAAGGAAGTGATGCCCGAATTCAAGGAGCGCGAAGACGCCCACCAGAAGGAAAAGAACGAGCGGCTGGCCGATGCCATCGCCCGGGCATTGGAGAAGCGAAAATACGATCCCAATCCCGAAGTGAAGGAAGTCATCCGCGCCGCCGCAGCTCCATGACGGGCCGTCGGGACACATACGAAACGGGCGGCCCATTGGCCGCCCATTCTATTCCTCGGGTTTCGCGGGCGGCGATGCGCCCTTTTCGCGCTGCTGCACCTTGATGTAGTAGCGCATCATGTTCTGCCACTGCTCGGTGCGGCGCAGGTCGGCCAGCAGCGGATCGCGCTCGGCCTGCTCGATCCAGGCGTTGTTCTTCGTGAACAGCGTGTCATAGGTGTGCAGCGCTTCGTCGATCATACCCAGCTCGTGCTGGACGCGCCCCACATAGTAGGCCGATTCTTCGCGGGCACGCGGCGGCGCTTTCGTAATGGCGCCGGCAAGCTTGTAGAAGCTCAGCGCCTTGTCGAACTTGCCGAGCTGGGCGAAGCCCGTTCCCAGGCCCTCATAGATCGTCCACCAGACGTTGGGCGCGGCTTCGGGTTCGACCCCGGCAGCGCGCAGGATCTCGCCTGCTTCATGGAAAAGCTGGATGGAGCAGGTGGCATTGAGTGGATTGGCGCCGGGCTGGCGGCACTTGCCGATTCCGCCGATGACGTCGCTGGCACGCTCGATCGGATTCTGCTCGGGGGCCGGCGCTTCCTGCGCGCGTGCCGGACTTCCGATCCCGCCGAGCAGCAGGACGGCCGCAACACACAGAAATCCGCGCAGCGCTCTCAAAGTCCGATCTCCTTCTGAAAATCAGCCGAGCGCCATTGTATCTCATCGAGGCCCTCGAAGCGTCCGGCCTCGGAGAGCTTTTCCTGCAACAGAATGCGCTGGGGCTTGGCCGTGGTGGTGTAGGGCACGTCGATCCCCACTTCGTGGGCGAAGAAAACGAATTTCGGGCACTTGGCAAAGCCCAGCTTCTCGAATCCCTCGCGCAGCACCTGCTCGGCGCTCAGGCTCGCGCCTTCTTCAAGCTGCACATAGGCGCCGACTTCCTCGGAGTAGTGCTTGCTCGGCACGGCGACGGCCAGGGCCTTGGCCACGCCGGGCAGCGCCTGAATGATCTCATCGACCTCGTAGGGAGAAATATTCACGCCGCCGCGGATGATGAGTTCCTTGATGCGGCCCGTAATGAAAAAGTAGGGCTTGCCCTCGCGCTCGATCCAGAAACCCTCGTCGCCCGAATGAAACCAGCCGCCCTTGAAGGCATCGGCGTTGGCGTCGGGGCGCTTGAAGTAGCCGTTCATGACGTTCTGCCCGCGAATACAGATCTCGCCCTTTTCGATGTTCTCGGGCGAGGCGCTTGCGGCAACGGGCTCGCCGGTGCCGGGGCTGAGAATCGCCATCTCATTCTGTTCGATGGGAACGCCGATGGAGGGGAAGCCCCATCCGTGCATGACTTCCTCGTAGAGATCGTCGCTCATCGAACCCGGAAGCCCGCAGGAATAACACGTTGTCTCCGAGAGCCCGTAGCCATGGGCGATGCGCAGATCGAAGGTGTCGGTAAACTCCCGCGCCAGCTTGACCGAGAGCGGGCCCGCGCCGCAGATAATGCGCTCCAGCGCGCCGAGGTCGCGCTTGGCAAGATCTTCGGCCTTTTCAGCGAGGGTGTGGAGCAGCGTCGGAACGACGGAGACCGTCTGGATCTTGCCGCTCTCAAGTCGTGCCCAGAATGCATCAGGCTTGAATGCGCGGTTGAGCAGGGTCGAACCACCCACAAAGAGCGGTGTTACCAGCGTGACCACGATGCCGTTGACGTGGTGAATGGGCAGTACGCACATGAAGCGATGGCCGCCTTCTTCCGAACTCGCGCCGCACCACGCGGCAATCCCCTGCGCATCGTAAATCAGATGGCATTGGGAGAGATCCACGCCCTTGGGCTTGCCCGTCGTGCCGGAGGTGTAGACGATCAGCGCCGGGTCGGTGGCCAGGGGTTCATCGGGAATGACGAGGTCTTCGGGCAGGTTCGCACAGATGGCGGTGAATTCATCGGGCGCGCCGTCGACCGCAGCACCCACGGGAATCATCTCGCGAAGACCGTTGCACTGATTCAGCAGGGGACGCGCGCGCTCGTAGTACTCGGCGCGCACCAGCGCGAGCTCCGCGCCGGCGTTGTCGATCTTGAAGGACCAGTCCTCCAGACACTCGCGCTGATATTTCTCTTCGGTGTTCTTGACGTCGGGCGCCACCAGCGGCATGACCCGCACGCCGGTGAACCAGCAGGCGAAATACTGGACGACCGTCTGCCAGTGGTTGTGGGCAATGGTCGCAACCGTGTCACCGCGCTCGACGCCGTGGGCATGCAGGAAATTGGTCGCCCGCGCGACCTCTGCAACGAACTGCCGGTAGGTAAGCGTCTTCTCCTCGCCGGCGGTGTCGTTGGCGTGGTGGAGAAAAATCTCGTCGGGACGCTCAGCCAGGCGTTTCTTCAGAAGCGCGCCGATGTTGGGAAAGGGAAGATCCGAGAGATCGTCGGGCTTCCCGGCAGCCCGGTGGGCCTTTTCGATGTTGGCGAGCGTGGTGGCGTCGAGTTGGTCTGCCATGGTGGCGCTGTCCCCCGTGCAATCTGCGGTCGGGTGCTACCGTAGCGCGGCAGGCTCCGACGTGGAAGGGCGCGACGCCCTTGGCGACGCGCGCGCGGCGTGTCACCGTTGAGTCGGACTTACCCCGCGGGAGAAGCGGAAAGGCAGGCGATATGGCTCATCACGTGGTCCTCATCCCCGGCGACGGGATCGGGCCGGAAATCAGCGAGGCCATGACGGCGGTGATCGAGGCGCTGGACGTTGCGATCGAGTGGGAAGAGGTGCTCGCCGGAGAGCAGGTGGCCGAGAAATACGGCACGCTCATGCCCAAATACGTGGGCGACGCCATCACCAACGCGAAAGTGGCAATCAAGGGCCCCATCACCACGCCGGTGGGCAAGGGCCTTCCCAGCGCGAACGTCACGTTGCGCAAAATGCTCGACCTGTACGCGAACCTGCGACCCGTGCTCAAGCTTCCCGGGATCCAGACTCCCTATCCCGACGTGGATCTCATTCTCGTGCGCGAGAATACAGAGGATCTCTATTCGGGCATCGAGCACGTGATTGCGCCGGGCGTCGTGGAGTCGATCAAGGTCATTACCGAAAAGGCCTCAACCCGCATCGCGCGCTTTGCGTTTGAACAGGCGCGCTCCGGCGGTCGCAAGAAAGTGACAGCGGTTCACAAGGCCAACATCATGAAGCTCTCCGACGGGCTCTTTCTCGATTGCATTCGCAAGGTTGCGGCCGATTATTCGGAGATCGAATACGAGGAAGCCCTCGTCGACAATGTGTGCATGTCCATCGTCGCGAATCCGGGCCGCTATGACGTGCTGCTGATGGAGAATCTTTTCGGCGATATTCTCTCGGATCTGACAGCCGGGCTGGTTGGCGGGCTGGGCGTGTGCCCGGGCGCGAACATCGGCCTCAATGCGGCGGTTTTCGAACCCGTTCACGGATCGGCGCCCGATATTGCTGGCAAAGGCATTGCCAACCCGACCGCCATGCTGCTCTCGGCGGCGATGATGCTCGATCATCTCGAAGAGCGGCAGGCCGCCTCGCGGCTCCGCGAGGGCCTGAAAAAGGTCTATGAGGGCGAGCCCGCGAAGCTGACAGGTGATCTGGGCGGCAAGGCGGGTACAAAGGATTTCACCGAGCACCTGATCGCATCGCTTTGAAGCAGGCGTTGAGGCAGGCAGGCTTGGTGAGAGCCCGCGCATTCGGGTAGGCTTCGCACGTCCGGTCCTGGCGGGGTGCTGGAAAATCATGATTCCCTCTCAAAGCTGGGTGCAGTTCATCGGACGACCCGGCCCCAAATTGCATGTGATTGTCGACACGCCCGCGATGGGGGGTGGCGGTTATTACCTGCGCTACTACGTAGAGGGGCGCAAGGCCGCACTCGACAAAGTCGAGCAGATCGCCGACGCCGCCGAACTTACCGCCAAATTCAACGAACTCTACGGCCCGCTCGCGCAGGGTGGAATGGAGAGCGACTACGTCCTGGGTCGCGGCAGGCACGAGACCTTCTCCGACGACGCGGATTTGCCGGATCTCGTCCAGGAAGTGGCCGATTGTTATTTCGTGCACTTTGGCGACGAGGCGGTGGAAGATGACGACGACCTGGCGCTGGAAGACTCCAGCGTGGAGATTCGGCGCCATGCGCTGATGATCGCGCAGAAGCAGACCGAGCGTTTAAAGCCGGCGGATCTGGGGCCGGCGCCTTCGGGTGAGGTGCTGGACCTGAACCTCGACGATGCGGCCGCCGACGATTTCAGCGAGTTCGTGCACAACCCCTTCGTCGGGCGCGAAGTAACCCGAATGGAAAAGGTCACCTTCGATTTTCGGTTCCGCATTTTTCGCCACTGGAACATCCCGACGCTGACTTACGACCCCTCCGAGCCCGGTTCCCTGCTGGAGATCTGGCAGAACTATCTGGGCGTCCCGCTGAGCACCCCACCAAAGGACGAGGGAGAGTACAACCTGCTCTTCTCGGGCGCCCTTGAGGAAATCGCCGTCTCGCTGCAGGGCTATGCGAGCCAGCAGCAGGTGGACGAGCTCATGCAGATCGTTGCGCAGGTCCGCCAGACCGGCGGCGCGTTCTACGATCACCTCGAACCCTTCTGGGACGCAATGGGCTGGCGCTATCTGGACCTGCAAATGAGTGTCGAGGGCGAAGGCCCGGTTCATCCCGCCGCGAATGCGCAACTGGCCAGCCTGATTCTGGCCCTCACCATGGAATCCGATCGCACCCCGGCTGATCGCCTGATTCTCGATGCCTTCGCCCACACCCGCGTCACCGCGCACGAAGTGTGGGCCTGCTACCACAATTTTCGGCCGAGCTCGCCCGAACGCGGGCAGGGCCCCGTCGACAGTGAGTGCGAAGTCCACTTCAACGAAGCGCTCACGAGACTGGCATTTGATCTGCCGCGCGACCAGCAGGCGCGCGTCATCGGCGAATGGCGCGAGGCCTACGCGCGCTTTAGGGACTTGATGGTGTTTCTGGAGAAACGCTTCTCGGGCGGTGATATTCCCGTCGAACCCGCAACAAAGGCGCGCGGTTAGGGAAAAATCTCGATCGTGGCGCCGTTGACCTTCCTTGCGGCATCCGAGGTGAGATACCCCACCACATCGGCCACGTCCTCGGGGGCGAGTTGCGGCTGTGCATCAGGGAGTGAGTCGCGCAGCATGTCGGTGTCGGTCGAGCCCGGCTGCACAGCGACGACGCGAATACCGTCAGCCTTGCCCTCGGCGCAGCTCACATCCGTGAGCCCCTGCAGCCCATACTTGCTGGCGCAGTAACCGGCAAAGCCCGGGAACTTGGGCAGCCCCACCATTGCCGAGACACTCGAAACATTCACGATGATCGCGTGTTTGGATTTTCTGAGGTGCGGCCAGGCCGCCTTGGTCAGGATGAAGGGCGCGGTGAGGTTCACTCGCAACAGTTCTTCCCACTGCTCCAGCTCCAGGTCCTCGATGCGCGCGACCTGGTTGATGCCGGCGTTGTTGATCAGGATGTCGAGTGCACCCAGGTCGTCCACGCACTGCCAGGGCAGCGACTCGCAGAACGCCGCGTCGGAGAGGTCGCCGTGGGCAAAGACAAAACGGGTCTCTTTGGCATTGAGCTCATCGGCAAGCCTCGCAAGGGCGGCCTTGTCGCGGCCGGTTCCAAAGACCCGCGCGCCGCGGGCTACGAGGTGACGGGCGATGGCCCGACCGATCCCTCGCGAGGTACCGGTGACCAGGGCAACGCGGCCGGCGTGGGTCTGCTCCATGGGGGTGTGCTCAGACGATCTTGATTTCGGGGCGGGGCGGGTTGGTGGCGGTCTGCTCGAAGGGCTCGGTCGCGCGGGCAACCGCGTCGGCGTCCGCCTTCTCGCCCCGGTAGATCGCGCAGGCGTCCACGGTCTCGTAGAGTTTGATCTCCGAGAGCTCGGGAACGACGGGCTTGAGCTTTTCCCAGATCCATACGGCGATCGCCTCGCAGGTGGGCAGCGGGATGTAGTCATTGAGGAAGCCGTGGTCGAGCTTGCCCATTACCTCGCGCTCGACGTGGCGGCTCATGTCGTCGAAGTCGATGAGCATGCCGGTCTCGGCGTCGACGGTGCCCTCCACCGAGATGAACAGGTTGTAGGAGTGGCCGTGAATGCGATTGCACAGCCCCCCGTGGTTGGGGATGCTGTGGGA
This Chrysiogenia bacterium DNA region includes the following protein-coding sequences:
- a CDS encoding 6-carboxytetrahydropterin synthase produces the protein MILTREFRFEASHSIPNHGGLCNRIHGHSYNLFISVEGTVDAETGMLIDFDDMSRHVEREVMGKLDHGFLNDYIPLPTCEAIAVWIWEKLKPVVPELSEIKLYETVDACAIYRGEKADADAVARATEPFEQTATNPPRPEIKIV
- a CDS encoding ABC transporter ATP-binding protein, with amino-acid sequence AVDALARQLRAGYAQALSSTRYSAFGSQATEFIRIAGVLAVLLFGAESLEPGAMIGAIPLLFLLYSPVAELARLLPQLARGRVATAAALEFLQEESAAEEAPRGFSTLEARALEFSYDDSHEVLRGADLQLRAGEWVAITGESGQGKSTLLKLLLGAERPKAGEILRDGAPGTLKGLCALVTQEPIFPERTVRENLLLAKPDASDEELWHALARAALAERIGREQSGLDLDIGEGGKALSGGERERLSLARALLSDAPVLALDEPGVFLDAGHRGRILETLGEEHGRRTLLVVTHESDLLDLADQKLRLDNGKLVGLAPECASSAPEGTP
- a CDS encoding LLM class flavin-dependent oxidoreductase — translated: MKFGIFYEHQIARPWPEDDTDGMETLLKNALDQVELADKLGFDYVWEVEHHFLEEYSHSSAPEVFLAAASQRTKQIRLGHGIMLMLPGFNHPARCAERIATLDLISGGRVEWGTGESSSEAELGGFGINRKEKRAMWEEGVSAATRMLVESPFTGFEGKYVNMPARNVMPKSKQKPHPPLWVACSRRETIHMAAERGMGALSFSFIEPEEAKEWVDDYYKTIESSCDPIGYNVNPNIALTIPFMCHKNEDEAVERGIDGAHFFGYSLAHYYVFGTHRPGKTNIAEEFEQRRAQFGFSREVIQDTKGLPLGAKMLQKGLGALRGAIGTPDQVRELCRRYEKAGVDQIIFVAQTGQTRHEDICASMELFAKEVMPEFKEREDAHQKEKNERLADAIARALEKRKYDPNPEVKEVIRAAAAP
- a CDS encoding acyl--CoA ligase, with amino-acid sequence MADQLDATTLANIEKAHRAAGKPDDLSDLPFPNIGALLKKRLAERPDEIFLHHANDTAGEEKTLTYRQFVAEVARATNFLHAHGVERGDTVATIAHNHWQTVVQYFACWFTGVRVMPLVAPDVKNTEEKYQRECLEDWSFKIDNAGAELALVRAEYYERARPLLNQCNGLREMIPVGAAVDGAPDEFTAICANLPEDLVIPDEPLATDPALIVYTSGTTGKPKGVDLSQCHLIYDAQGIAAWCGASSEEGGHRFMCVLPIHHVNGIVVTLVTPLFVGGSTLLNRAFKPDAFWARLESGKIQTVSVVPTLLHTLAEKAEDLAKRDLGALERIICGAGPLSVKLAREFTDTFDLRIAHGYGLSETTCYSCGLPGSMSDDLYEEVMHGWGFPSIGVPIEQNEMAILSPGTGEPVAASASPENIEKGEICIRGQNVMNGYFKRPDANADAFKGGWFHSGDEGFWIEREGKPYFFITGRIKELIIRGGVNISPYEVDEIIQALPGVAKALAVAVPSKHYSEEVGAYVQLEEGASLSAEQVLREGFEKLGFAKCPKFVFFAHEVGIDVPYTTTAKPQRILLQEKLSEAGRFEGLDEIQWRSADFQKEIGL
- a CDS encoding isocitrate/isopropylmalate dehydrogenase family protein, giving the protein MAHHVVLIPGDGIGPEISEAMTAVIEALDVAIEWEEVLAGEQVAEKYGTLMPKYVGDAITNAKVAIKGPITTPVGKGLPSANVTLRKMLDLYANLRPVLKLPGIQTPYPDVDLILVRENTEDLYSGIEHVIAPGVVESIKVITEKASTRIARFAFEQARSGGRKKVTAVHKANIMKLSDGLFLDCIRKVAADYSEIEYEEALVDNVCMSIVANPGRYDVLLMENLFGDILSDLTAGLVGGLGVCPGANIGLNAAVFEPVHGSAPDIAGKGIANPTAMLLSAAMMLDHLEERQAASRLREGLKKVYEGEPAKLTGDLGGKAGTKDFTEHLIASL
- a CDS encoding SDR family oxidoreductase, with the protein product MEQTHAGRVALVTGTSRGIGRAIARHLVARGARVFGTGRDKAALARLADELNAKETRFVFAHGDLSDAAFCESLPWQCVDDLGALDILINNAGINQVARIEDLELEQWEELLRVNLTAPFILTKAAWPHLRKSKHAIIVNVSSVSAMVGLPKFPGFAGYCASKYGLQGLTDVSCAEGKADGIRVVAVQPGSTDTDMLRDSLPDAQPQLAPEDVADVVGYLTSDAARKVNGATIEIFP
- a CDS encoding tetratricopeptide repeat protein, which codes for MRALRGFLCVAAVLLLGGIGSPARAQEAPAPEQNPIERASDVIGGIGKCRQPGANPLNATCSIQLFHEAGEILRAAGVEPEAAPNVWWTIYEGLGTGFAQLGKFDKALSFYKLAGAITKAPPRAREESAYYVGRVQHELGMIDEALHTYDTLFTKNNAWIEQAERDPLLADLRRTEQWQNMMRYYIKVQQREKGASPPAKPEE